A genomic region of Oncorhynchus mykiss isolate Arlee chromosome 2, USDA_OmykA_1.1, whole genome shotgun sequence contains the following coding sequences:
- the LOC110487115 gene encoding soluble guanylate cyclase gcy-31, with the protein MYGLYLEAVNDYINESYGEDVWRLIEARAEIPHLKFVRHQMYNDNLILRLAKAAGEVLGKTHDELMYAFGVYMVKRIGNYGYERILKVLGRNVRDFINELDNLHEYFRFSFPKVQPPSFCVEEECETSLTLHYRSTRKGFTQFVKGQLSQVGRQFYNTDIEVEILSKEETEKMTYVIYKMNFDNAAFKHRMPQQKTAPGYEKLPMKRGIFFDMFPFSVIFRRDMTMYRIGDGLKEVFSDLQGKKVNEEFTLVRPMLEFSWDNIYTHLNNVFELLSKAVVESKQKVNVPKLSKEKEDEGKEENEKPKREEERGTEKSRVRPSPQSTDRRDVKSVEEMKGDQEFSSALTQYNSSANSGGEDIELLAFQTVTGKCSETIFEDMREPPKKPLHLKGQMKYVPQWDSLIFLSTPIIETVEDMIKMGVYVNDLNLHDSSRELILAGTQQSAELQLALDQEQQKYAQLQEIIKKLDEEKKRGDSLLYAMIPKAVADRLRKGITALETCQVFPDVTILFSDVVKFNEICIHITPMQVVDMLNEIYIVFDTLSEKHNVYKVETIRDAYMVVAGVPNKTTFHAHHICDMALDMLSSIDHLKDPSTGDNIQIRVGIHSGMVVAGVVGLKMPRYCLFGDTVNTASRMESNGVGMQIHISQTTKDHLEHEPYIIEERGKIFVKGKGYMKTYWLKGKKDLSFKTPAELRYSSEQKDSEDRSSNGSTCTNTKRSTSNLNIPNEEQAEGKPTPTELPAEPLPSLEGAPEDSTDPTEPQEKKVKKNTKNNNKGGVAKPEAPPQQVNVVQESAVLPAVAQETPTAPPASAAPVLNNKKNSFRQHTKLPAHLPMRSTSCCLL; encoded by the exons ATGTACGGCCTGTACTTGGAAGCGGTGAATGATTATATCAACGAGTCGTACGGAGAGGATGTATGGAGGCTGATAGAGGCCAGGGCAGAGATACCGCATCTCAAGTTTGTCCGCCATCAGATGTACAA TGACAACCTAATCCTGCGGCTAGCCAAGGCAGCTGGTGAGGTCCTAGGGAAGACCCATGATGAGCTCATGTATGCCTTCGGGGTTTACATGGTGAAGAGGATCGGGAACTATGGCTACGAGAGGATTCTCAAG GTGTTGGGGCGTAATGTGCGTGACTTCATCAATGAGCTGGACAACCTGCACGAGTACTTCCGCTTCTCTTTCCCCAAGGTGCAGCCTCCCAGCTTCTGTGTGGAGGAGGAGTGTGAGACCAGCCTCACCCTGCACTACCGCAGCACCCGCAAGGGCTTCACCCAGTTTGTCAAAG GCCAGCTGTCTCAAGTGGGAAGGCAGTTCTACAATACAGACATTGAAGTTGAGATCCTGTCCAAAGAGGAGACTGAGAAGATGACATATgtg ATCTACAAGATGAACTTTGACAACGCTGCCTTCAAGCACCGCATGCCCCAGCAGAAGACGGCCCCAGGGTACGAGAAACTACCCATGAAGAGGGGCATCTTTTTCGACATGTTCCCCTTTAGTGTGATCTTCCGCCGGGACATGACCATGTACCGCATTGGGGACGGCCTAAAGGAGGTCTTCTCCGACCTGCAGGGCAAGAAGGTCAACGAAGAGTTCACCCTGGTGCGGCCCATGCTGGAGTTCAGCTGGGACAac ATCTACACCCACCTTAACAATGTGTTTGAGCTACTGTCCAAAGCTGTGGTGGAGAGCAAGCAGAAGGTGAATGTCCCTAAACTGAGCAAGGAAAAGGAAGACGAGGGAAAAGAGGAGAACGAGAAACCCaaacgagaggaagagagaggtacagagaagTCAAGGGTCCGCCCGTCGCCACAGTCAACCGACAGGAGAG ATGTGAAGTCTGTGGAGGAGATGAAGGGGGATCAGGAGTTCAGCAGTGCTCTGACTCAGTACAACAGCTCAGCCAACTCAGGGGGAGAGGACATCGAGCTGCTCGCCTTCCAGACTGTCACCG GGAAGTGCAGTGAAACCATCTTTGAGGATATGAGGGAACCTCCCAAGAAGCCCCTCCACCTGAAGGGTCAAATGAAGTACGTCCCCCAGTGGGACTCGCTCATCTTCCTCAGTACGCCCAT TATAGAGACAGTGGAGGACATGATTAAAATGGGCGTCTATGTGAACGATCTGAACCTACACGACTCCAGCCGAGAGCTCATCTTAGCTGGAACACAGCAGTCGGCTGAACTTCAGCTGGCTCTTGACCAG GAGCAGCAGAAGTATGCCCAGCTCCAGGAGATCATCAAGAAGCTGgacgaggagaagaagagaggagactcCCTCCTCTACGCCATGATCCCCAAAGCTGTGGCTGACCGGCTCAGGAAGGGTATCACGGCCCTGGAGACATGCCAG GTGTTCCCGGACGTGACCATCCTATTCAGCGACGTGGTGAAGTTCAACGAGATCTGCATCCACATCACGCCCATGCAGGTGGTGGACATGCTCAACGAGATCTACATCGTCTTCGACACGCTCAGCGAGAAGCACAACGTCTACAAG GTGGAGACCATCCGAGATGCCTACATGGTGGTGGCAGGCGTGCCCAATAAGACAACCTTCCATGCCCACCACATATGTGACATGGCCCTGGACATGCTGAGCTCCATCGACCACCTCAAAGACCCCTCCACTGGAGACAATATCCAGATCAGAGTTG GGATCCACTCAGGGATGGTGGTGGCTGGGGTGGTGGGGCTGAAGATGCCTCGCTACTGTCTGTTTGGAGACACCGTCAACACTGCCTCCCGCATGGAGAGCAATGGGGTG ggCATGCAGATCCACATAAGCCAGACCACCAAAGACCACTTGGAACATGAGCCCTACATaattgaggagaggggaaagatcTTTGTGAAG GGTAAAGGCTACATGAAGACATATTGGCTGAAGGGGAAGAAGGACCTGTCGTTTAAGACTCCAGCAGAGCTCCGCTACAGCAGTGAACAGAAGGACTCAGAGGACAGGAGCTCCAATGG GTCCACCTGCACCAACACCAAGCGCTCCACCTCCAACCTGAACATTCCCAACGAGGAGCAGGCAGAGGGCAAGCCCACCCCCACAGAGCTGCCTGCAGAGCCCTTACCTTCACTAGAGGGCGCCCCCGAAGACTCTACAGACCCCACCGAGCCAcaggagaagaaagtaaaaaagAACActaagaacaacaacaaaggggGTGTGGCCAAGCCCGAAGCTCCTCCCCAGCAGGTCAATGTAGTGCAGGAGAGTGCAGTTCTTCCTGCTGTTGCCCAGGAGACCCCCACTGCTCCCCCGGCCTCCGCCGCCCCAGTGCTCAACAACAAGAAGAACAGCTTCAGGCAGCACACCAAGCTGCCCGCCCACCTTCCCATGCGCAGCACTTCCTGCTGCCTACTGTGA
- the tnfaip8l2b gene encoding tumor necrosis factor, alpha-induced protein 8-like protein 2 B: protein MESFSSKDMAMQAQKKILSHMANKSVVHMFIDDTSSEILDELYRVSKEYSGNRSEAQKVVKDLIKIAVKIGVLFRHNRFSPEELSLAQDFKKKLHQGAMTAISFYEVEFTFDKTVMSEILTGCRDLLLKLVDSHLTPKSHGRINHVFNHYSDPELLTQLYNPDGPFKPNLTKICTGLNRLLEEGTL from the exons ATGGAGTCATTCAGCTCCAAGGATATGGCCATGCAGGCCCAGAAGAAGATTCTCAGCCACATGGCCAACAAGTCTGTGGTCCATATGTTCATAGACGACACCAGCAGTGAGATCCTAGACGAGCTCTACCGTGTTTCCAAAGAGTATTCAGGTAACCGCTCAGAGGCCCAGAAGGTGGTGAAGGACCTGATCAAGATAGCAGTGAAGATTGGCGTGCTGTTCAGACACAACCGTTTCAGCCCAGAGGAGCTGAGTCTGGCCCAGGACTTCAAGAAGAAGCTGCATCAAGGAGCCATGACAGCCATCAGCTTCTATGAG GTGGAATTCACCTTTGACAAGACAGTAATGTCGGAGATCCTGACAGGATGCAGAGATCTGCTGTTGAAGCTAGTCGACTCCCACCTCACACCCAAATCCCATGGTCGCATCAACCACGTATTCAACCATTACTCCGATCCAGAGCTTCTGACCCAGCTGTACAACCCCGATGGACCCTTTAAACCCAACCTCACCAAAATCTGCACCGGCCTCAACCGTCTGCTGGAGGAGGGGACGTTATGA